The stretch of DNA ggTAAGTAGATGGATTGAAAAGGAAACTGAGTGAAGCAGCAAATGCTAACTCAGTGAAAGAGGGCCACGTGTGATGTGAGACACAATTGTAAGGGTGGCATTGATGGCTGTATTTGACCAAACAAACTGATAGCAAGGGGTGCTCTTGTCATTTCAATAAAAAGAGTTGTCACCAAGCATCATATTAACACCAACCAATGCTTTCTCAGTAGTTTTTTCTTCATTGGAATAGCCTTGTCTTCTACTACACTCCCCCATGCTCTCAGATTCTAGCTCACTGTGCTTTTCCAACCCTGGATTTTTTCTCAAATCTTGGTAAGGAACTGGTATAATGTTCAAAAACTTCTCAAACTGAAGCCATTGGCTTCATACTTTCCTTCAAAATTTGCTTCTGGTTTTATCTTCTCTTATTTACAAGGGTTTGTGAAGTAAAGTGTATTAAGCTCATACTTCTTGGACCTTTTGAGTTCCAGTGTTTtagcatttctgtttttgaTGTCATGATGTGAATGGATTTTACAGAAATGTATATCTCCCTTTTTCTAATCTTTAATTGATTCTTAACCAATTCATGCAATGAGAAGTGCACTTTAATTTCCAGTTCTAATCATGAGTTGATGTGCATTTTGTTGTTAACCTATGTGCTTATGACATAAACTATGATTTATGTATGAATACCGTATGAGTGGTAGCTTGATTAACCTTGCTTTGTATAGGTACTTCCCGTTTGCTGTTTCTGCTTTTTGTGTTTTGTACATCTGTTCTGACCGAAATTTAAAGCTTTCTTCTTTCAGCTCAGCCAAATTGGAAGCACTGAAATGAATTAATCAAGCAGAATCGGAAATTTTCTTCACAACttttataaacattatattttcaTTAGATTTGGCTGAGGATTTTCCCTTAAATTCTGCAGTTGTTTTTAGTGGCTGGCTTCATTCAGATGAAAACTAATTCAACCATATGTGGGGCCATGTACATTTCTCGCGTcttatttgttacttttttaTTGAAATCTGATGTTCATGTTTGGATAATTCCCTTTCCCTTTCCGAATAATCATTCCCTTCTCTTTGTTTAATTCTGGAAATTTCaaaagtatttttctttaaaccAGTAATCTTTAGAATTGGTCAACTATGATGTTTCTTGGAAATTCTCACTGATAGATCCCAGTTTGTTCTTCATTCTTttgtgataaaaagaaaataagcaGATTGTTTGACTTGGTATGAGAGTCAAGTTGATAATACAcggtagaagaagaagaagaagaagaaaaaagtagaCTAATGTTAACAGTGCGCTGACTCTAAACTCCTAGTTTCTGTAGGACCTGAAAAAGTTGCCCTTAAATTCTGTTCCTATCAACTGAATATTTGAGCTGTGTCTTTCTCTCTGTTCTATTCATTGTAAGTTGCAAGCTGCTACTGAATATGATAAAACTGATGCTGGGATTTTTCCACGCAGACAGAAGATCATGTTAAATCTGCGGTTTATCTCCACTCAGAAGAGAGAACCTGAACAATTCAGGGTCATATCTGTTATGTTGCCATGAGGATCAATTAACAGCTATCTCTAGGCCACTATTGTCCATTGTTCTGCTGCAAGATACAATCTGAAAGAGATAACTTGAACTACTACAGCAGTTATAATGCAGGCATCAGAGCAACATAGAAGTTCAAGCATGTACTATCAACCATTACAACAAATTGAAGCCTATTGCTTGCCGCAGTATCGCACCCTTAATCAGCAGCTATTTTACCATGATGGAGGCCATGGAACTCACTTTTCAACTCCAAGTTCTTCTGAACTTTACTGTACATTGGAATCATCTTCTGTAGCTGGCAGTTTCACTCTTTACAACTCTCCTTCAACTCTTAGTTTCTCACCTAATGGTAGCCCCATATCGCAGCATGAGTCTCAGTCATATCCTTCTGATCAGTATCATTCCCCTGAGAATACCTATGGCTCTCCATTGAGTGGCTCCTGCATAACCGATGATTTAAGCAGCTTCAAGCACAAACTGAGAGAGTTGGAAAGTGTGATGCTTGGCCCTGACTCTGATAATCTTGATTGTTATGACAGTGCCATAAGCAATGGAAACAACTTTGCTTCACTTGAGATGGATAGCTGGAGACAAACAATGGTGGCAATTTCTAGCAAAAACCTGAAGCACATCCTTATTGCATGTGCCAAAGCCATTGCAGACAATGATTTGCTCATGGCACAGTGGCTGATGGATGAACTAAGGCAGATGGTGTCAGTTTCTGGCGACCCAATTCAACGGTTGGGAGCATACATGCTGGAAGGACTTGTTGCAAGATTAGCTGCTTCTGGGAGTTCAATATACAAAGCTTTAAGATGCAAAGAACCAGAAAGTTCTGAGCTTCTCTCCTACATGCACATACTGTATGAGGTTTGCCCTTATTTCAAATTTGGGTACATGTCTGCAAATGGAGCCATTGCAGAAGCTATGAAAGATGAAGAAAGGGTGCACATAATTGATTTCCAAATTGGTCAAGGAAGCCAGTGGATCACTTTAATTCAGGCTTTTGCAGCTAGACCTGGAGGGCCACCCCACATTCGGATTACAGGTATTGATGACTCACAATCAGCTTATGCTAGAGGTGGTGGACTGCACATAGTGGGAAGGAGGTTATCAAAGCTTGCTGAGCATTTTAAGGTGCCGTTTGAGTTTCATGCTGCAGCTATTTCTGGTTGTGATGTTCAACTACATAACCTTGGAGTTCGACCGGGGGAAGCTCTGGCTGTGAATTTTGCATTCATGCTACATCATATGCCAGATGAAAGTGTGAGTACACAGAATCACAGGGATAGGTTGTTGAGGTTGGTTAGGAGCCTATCGCCGAAGGTGGTGACACTTGTTGAGCAGGAATCTAACACAAACACTGCTGCATTCTTTCCTCGTTTCCTTGAAACTCTGGACTATTACACAGCAATGTTTGAGTCAATAGATGTGACTCTTCCTAGAGATCATAAAGAGAGAATCAATGTTGAGCAGCATTGTTTGGCGAGAGATTTGGTTAACATCATAGCTTGTGAAGGGGTTGAGAGGGTGGAACGGCATGAGGTGCTTGGGAAATGGAGATCAAGATTTGCAATGGCCGGTTTCACTCCTTACCCTTTGAGTTCACTGGTGAATGGTACCATTAAGAAATTGCTTGAGAACTACAGTAATAGATATAGACTTGAAGAGAGAGATGGAGCTCTTTATCTGGGTTGGATGAATAGAGATTTGGTTGCTTCTTGCGCATGGAAATGAGACATGGGTAATATGTGACTCCTGCATGTTTGTCAGGGTACAAAGAAGAACCTATGCCTCTTCATTTTCTGTTCCATTGCTGTAAAAGTTAATGAGAAAGTTCTCGACATTAAATCCAATCTAATAGtctattttctttgtttaaagCATTTCTATAGAAATTGTAGGTACAAATTTCCTTTTTCAGCAATATTAATCTGTCATTTCAAAATCTTTTCTGGCCCCTGAATTCTGAGCACCCCAATGGTTATATAATATACTTAGACTTAGTGACGGGGAAAGTAATTTGTAGAATATATCAGAAGCATTTAGAAACTATGCTATCCTGTTATCAGACATTGTTGTCCATGTATTTATTAGATGTTTTGCTTTAAGCGTtaggattaaattaataaaacagCCCACGTGGCTTCATTTAAGATAACTAATGATAActgaaacaaaaaaaactacGACTGAGAGTTTGAAATTTGAT from Vigna unguiculata cultivar IT97K-499-35 chromosome 8, ASM411807v1, whole genome shotgun sequence encodes:
- the LOC114194406 gene encoding scarecrow-like transcription factor PAT1 — its product is MQASEQHRSSSMYYQPLQQIEAYCLPQYRTLNQQLFYHDGGHGTHFSTPSSSELYCTLESSSVAGSFTLYNSPSTLSFSPNGSPISQHESQSYPSDQYHSPENTYGSPLSGSCITDDLSSFKHKLRELESVMLGPDSDNLDCYDSAISNGNNFASLEMDSWRQTMVAISSKNLKHILIACAKAIADNDLLMAQWLMDELRQMVSVSGDPIQRLGAYMLEGLVARLAASGSSIYKALRCKEPESSELLSYMHILYEVCPYFKFGYMSANGAIAEAMKDEERVHIIDFQIGQGSQWITLIQAFAARPGGPPHIRITGIDDSQSAYARGGGLHIVGRRLSKLAEHFKVPFEFHAAAISGCDVQLHNLGVRPGEALAVNFAFMLHHMPDESVSTQNHRDRLLRLVRSLSPKVVTLVEQESNTNTAAFFPRFLETLDYYTAMFESIDVTLPRDHKERINVEQHCLARDLVNIIACEGVERVERHEVLGKWRSRFAMAGFTPYPLSSLVNGTIKKLLENYSNRYRLEERDGALYLGWMNRDLVASCAWK